In Bos indicus x Bos taurus breed Angus x Brahman F1 hybrid chromosome 23, Bos_hybrid_MaternalHap_v2.0, whole genome shotgun sequence, a single genomic region encodes these proteins:
- the LOC113881574 gene encoding serpin B6-like codes for MDALSEANGTFALTLLKKLGEGSSKNVLIAPLSISSALAMVLLGARGNTAAQMCQTLSLNKSSGGGEDVHQDFQNLLSEVNRTDTQYLLRTANRLFGEKPYDFLSSFKNACHIFYQAEMEELDFVSATEEPTKHINTWVAEKTEGKIRDLLPANSVNPMTRLVLVSAVYFKGNWAKPFLKGRTMEGIFNVCKNVQKRALMIYNWSTFKTACIAEICSQILVLPYVGQELNMVILLPFESTDLITVEKALTYEKFVTWTKPDVLAEVEVEVFLPCFTLEESYDMECVLRYLGMTDAFNAARADFSGMSCQPGLHLSKVMHKSFLEVTEEGTEAVAASEARIRRSLGVVHHFYANRPFLFFIQHSRTGAILFCGRFCSP; via the exons ATGGATGCGCTGTCAGAAGCAAACGGCACCTTTGCCTTGACCCTTCTGAAAAAGCTGGGTGAGGGCAGCTCGAAAAATGTGCTTATCGCACCCCTAAGCATCTCCTCTGCCCTGGCCATGGTCCTCCTGGGGGCCAGGGGCAACACCGCAGCCCAGATGTGCCAG ACGCTTTCTCTAAACAAGAGCAGTGGGGGAGGTGAAGATGTCCACCAGGATTTCCAGAACCTTCTCAGCGAAGTTAATAGGACGGACACACAGTACTTGCTCAGAACTGCCAACAGGCTTTTTGGAGAGAAGCCCTACGATTTCCTCTCA TCTTTCAAAAATGCCTGCCACATATTCTACCAAGCAGAGATGGAAGAGCTGGACTTTGTCAGCGCTACGGAGGAGCCCACAAAGCACATAAACACCTGGGTAGCCGAAAAGACAGAAG GTAAAATTAGAGACTTGCTCCCTGCAAATTCAGTTAACCCCATGACACGTCTGGTTCTCGTGAGCGCCGTCTACTTCAAAGGAAACTGGGCTAAACCATTTCTCAAAGGGCGCACCATGGAAGGGATATTCAACGTCTGCAAG AACGTGCAGAAACGTGCGCTAATGATTTACAACTGGTCCACCTTTAAAACGGCCTGCATTGCAGAAATCTGCAGCCAGATTCTGGTGCTTCCCTACGTCGGCCAAGAGCTGAACATGGTCATCCTGCTGCCATTTGAAAGCACTGACTTGATCACG GTCGAGAAGGCCCTGACCTACGAGAAATTTGTCACGTGGACGAAGCCGGACGTGCTGGCcgaggtggaggtggaggtgtTCCTGCCCTGCTTCACGCTGGAGGAGAGTTACGACATGGAGTGCGTCCTCCGATACCTGGGCATGACCGACGCCTTCAACGCGGCCCGTGCCGACTTCAGCGGGATGTCGTGCCAGCCAGGCCTGCACCTGTCCAAGGTCATGCACAAGTCCTTCTTGGAGGTCACCGAGGAGGGCACGGAGGCCGTGGCCGCCTCAGAGGCCAGGATCAGGCGAAGCCTGGGCGTCGTGCACCATTTCTATGCCAACCGccccttcctcttcttcatccagcacagcaggACCGGGGCCATCCTGTTCTGCGGCCGCTTCTGCTCGCCGTGA